Below is a window of Plasmodium brasilianum strain Bolivian I chromosome 14, whole genome shotgun sequence DNA.
gaaaaatgataaatacaGAATAATTAAACACAAACCAACTGATTAATATTGTTTTCATCTTTCTTTATCTAAAACTACAtaattgtttataaaatGGATTGTTCTTCTGTTGATCTTTGAgaattcattttaaattataaaatgattatgaatacttaatatacttttcgtacctataaatatattattctcaTCTAAACGTATTTCTATGTGCAttaatattatgataattccctaaaatataatatgatgTTATTCACATATACCATTacctttcattttttaaagaaatagtTTGTTATGAGTAACTTCTGAATGTACCATGCAAtgtaagaaaattataatgcgctttttattttaggtGTATTATTTAATGCTCATATTACGcaaaatttttgtatacataatatatattaaccaTGTATGCGTCTACTACCATAACGGATTACCGAAATTTAAAGGCAAAAGTTCATCGtataaattaacaaataatgaaaacccttatatttatttttcctattttatatattcttatctttttttttttatcataatatcACAGTAATTTCTCGTTCTATATGTGTTATTGGTTGCCATAAAATTTGCCAAttaaattatagaaaaatatagtataaatgcattatttgttttatttgataaaatatttacgtatgatttttctttttaaaatatatactatcCATCGGTGACAAAGACAGACAACTGTTTTTCATTAGCCAATTTTTCAATAAGATTATCTcgatatttattaaatatggaGTATTTTTCTTGTTTCCATTGTAACCAATTATGGTACTTAATCtttgtaataaaattttctttactttGTACCcaattttcccattttttatttttccaataaaatttattattcccTTTATATATGAACTCTTCTGTTTTTTCTGAATCTgaagtttttttattttccatattattCACACATTCACATTCTTCATCTGTCCAGTTTCTCATTAaccataaaaatttttggtACTTTTGCCAGTGGTTCCATCTATCATCTATTAACTCTctcatatttatttcaacATCATTAATCCAAATTTGCCAATCCTTACCCATATCTTGTTTCCATTCGGTATGAATCCATTTATTCCAGAAATTTTCATTCCATGTTAAggattttttataaataggtgatttatatattttattaatattttcgcAAATATCTTTCCATTTGTTTTGCACCATTTTAATCCATTCATTCCATTCGTTTGATTTATGTTGCATCCAAgattcttttcctttttgtaaagatataataaaattcttgTAGTCATCTTCCAAGCCTATTTTCCAATTATTCCACTCGTCATTCCACTCTTTTGGTACTCCTGCTTCTTCATCTAATTCTGATCCATCCAACGGTCTGCGTTCATTGAAACTCTTTTCATGCTGAAGAGActaaacaaaatttaaaatatattattaaaatacatttttgaaAACACAATTTCATGtaatatatagtaatttATAATGTTATGCACAGTTAAGAAGATATTTAAGCATGTTAACTTATACGTAATTTCTATTATACTGGAGTAATATTGCTTAAAATAAGAACGGACGATAAAGTAAATAAGGCAACAGTAATAGAAGAAACCATTTTATAATAGCTcaattactattttataatagtattatagatattactttttatatatttttatatttcataaattaatttttcttaggatatataaatatatatataaatttatttgtaaattttaattgaaaaaaagaaaaaaataacttttaGAATAAATTccataaagaaaaaaaaaaaaaaaaaaaataaatagataaataaataaattaatatgatatacaatacaattaaaaaaaatttaattttattatttctgtaTATAAACCAactaaaaaagttttaaaaaaaaagtgaacaaatacgaattattaattaatcccattttttttagagtttcgttttttctttgaaaattattttatagatcaaaaaatataataatatataatgaacatTTATCAATGTATACAATTACATGGTGTAcataatttgttatatatagagcattatcttttttttttatattagatTCGTAAGAACACTATATGGGTGTGTGTGATGTTTGTTTCTTTAgtaaagtattttttattttgttttttattgaaaaacGTGCATTTTCCTTTGAAGTCCATTGCATGAAagattataaatttttttttttttttttacttttataaataaacgctttttaattgtttttaaaaagatgtagaaataataaaataggtTCAGATATAAATTACTAGTTGTCAATGCTTGTTCAGAATGGATATTGTAATGATTTTTTAGGGATTGTTTCTACTTCAAATTAttgaaattaataatatgaatcttaagaaaattgttattttaaGGAAGTTGTggaattttaaatttatatgccccctttaagaatttttatctaaagaattttcattatttatttattttttttattaccatgataaataataaaatccTTTTATAACTTtgtgtattaatatattttggttataagaaatataagaacaataaaatatactgtgaaaaacaaatattaaaaaagttcgttttaattttcataaaataattaaagaaatatttagggaaaaatgttaaaaaatgataaatttgaaaaaagaaaaagaggaatTAGTAGGACGCTCTAAAGTATGATATACCAAAGGattatctttattaattcttaattttattatggaaatgtgtatatatgtagcacttttatttttattgagtataagaattttaaattagtatttatatttttattatatgtattcatcCTGTACCAATTTATAGAATTTTTTGTGcataaattgttttttctattataaaaaatttcattccttttttttttttttttttaataatattatataataaaaaaacgtTTAATAAACCTGCCATGTTTATAAATGGATTTAGTAATGTATTTTATgtgttatatacataaagtttgataaaatttaaagaacAAAATTTTGTAACATATTCATTAATGGAAAACTgtattttatgataaatatcaagtttttatatttgtaaccTTTGTAACTTTAGCTGTTTTTAAAGGGCAGTTTTTCTGGGTACAATTgattttgtaatataatataattttaatattatgtacatatatatatttatatgagttataattgaaatattatatatattaaatattacttgtaactatttttttctttatttgaaTATGTCAGTTGCCAAATAATGTTAGGGCTAAATGTGCATTACTACATAACTCTGAAATGCAttgtatattcattatttttataattgtaattactcataaaaataatccattattataattacagATATTTAATGTctaaagtaaatatataaaaaagtgcatttctattttgaaattttttacgtgatatataattaagaGTAATTTTATAACGctatttagaaaaattatatatatattttgattaattcgtttattcattcattattataattttatatgtagCTCGCAAAAGGAAGAATAGctactttaaaatttttttataatcattATAAATTCCCTTttgctttattattttaatattatataaagaaataagaatttgaaattatgaataattactaaataaaaacaatttttttcaataggCCCAAAATGTTATCCATATGggaataaaatttatacgtaacaaaaaataacacGTATACCAATATATGTTCTAAATTGtgtgtataaaaataaaatatttaaggttattttattttagattaattcttaataacacttatatatatatgtatata
It encodes the following:
- a CDS encoding tryptophan-rich protein, whose amino-acid sequence is MVSSITVALFTLSSVLILSNITPSLQHEKSFNERRPLDGSELDEEAGVPKEWNDEWNNWKIGLEDDYKNFIISLQKGKESWMQHKSNEWNEWIKMVQNKWKDICENINKIYKSPIYKKSLTWNENFWNKWIHTEWKQDMGKDWQIWINDVEINMRELIDDRWNHWQKYQKFLWLMRNWTDEECECVNNMENKKTSDSEKTEEFIYKGNNKFYWKNKKWENWVQSKENFITKIKYHNWLQWKQEKYSIFNKYRDNLIEKLANEKQLSVFVTDG